A window of Cohnella herbarum contains these coding sequences:
- a CDS encoding ATP-binding protein — translation MQQKARRRSLTSEMMLWILLLVVLPVIALTVYFYITITSALTEAGYEKELQTNHTAQRSIDALGETILGVTITNGYWEVNRQALLARDMEWLEQNIGDMPRVVPNIDFVAEADLKGRILVQSGDVELFTDTVKVPYLLDRFEKEKEFSGILDTSKGLAIIAVSQVTGDQGENGTAGMLITGHYLNERNLLRLSDTLQTDIALLLNSGQFLSSTESLDADDLLSLTDGHRAGESLSVVGQDDFSRMKSAVSFKEMTGRVVGILYTQSESVTSMQTVNALNKQGIYSLVAMIFLLVLVAYLLRHRIMLPLRHLTIMLEQVAAGRQVDDIPKQVEQADKELLQAFARIGSLNQHLEQTVRKRTEAIQNLLNYSQQGFFTVHSDLTIGEEYSLPCVRIFGREISGADLPGLFYSDNERERRLLKEIVEEIFLQKDELKREMVVTLLPEELALGELTVSAEYKLIDDASGTATEIMVILTDITEKRKIELQIARERLVQQMVVQVVTHLDETNQILGEFKRFCEMGIVDNMNSRLPIEHRLLSVYKRIHTFKGSFSLLQFPHIVPRLHELETQIQLRIEAGESQTEDQNMQFLRSLRLHTWVDEDVEALKEILGEEMLFQHNRAQTVTIRRSEWLSLESKLTKALTESRRLDLLAELREVRNKPLRKLVDHYAEYLVISSERLGIQLHPMRIEGEEISVDAQRFLPFSQSLIHVFRNIAVHGIEPREERLSRGKDVRGTVIVRFSKAGSQLELSISDDGRGIDCAKLRQRLAAKGFGDERTLRGLTDEEVILYIFKEELTTAESVSELSGRGVGLSAVKDEVDKLGGQISVTSVFGQGTTFTFTIPHEDEHRKLEEGLSDETKRS, via the coding sequence GTGCAACAGAAAGCTAGACGACGTTCCTTAACCTCCGAGATGATGCTATGGATTTTGTTGTTGGTCGTATTGCCGGTCATTGCTTTGACCGTATACTTTTACATAACGATAACCTCCGCGTTAACGGAAGCCGGATACGAGAAAGAGCTGCAGACTAACCATACGGCGCAGAGATCGATAGATGCCCTTGGAGAGACGATACTCGGGGTTACGATCACGAACGGTTACTGGGAAGTTAATCGGCAAGCCTTGTTGGCGCGCGATATGGAGTGGCTGGAACAAAATATCGGAGATATGCCTAGAGTCGTGCCGAATATCGATTTCGTGGCGGAAGCGGACTTAAAGGGCCGTATCTTGGTGCAATCCGGCGACGTAGAATTGTTCACCGACACGGTGAAGGTTCCTTACCTATTGGATCGGTTCGAGAAGGAGAAGGAATTCTCGGGCATCTTGGACACGTCCAAAGGGTTGGCTATCATCGCGGTATCGCAAGTAACGGGAGACCAAGGGGAGAACGGAACGGCCGGTATGCTCATCACGGGCCACTATTTGAATGAACGCAATCTATTGCGTCTAAGCGACACGTTGCAGACCGATATCGCGTTGCTGTTGAATTCCGGTCAGTTCCTGTCTTCGACGGAAAGTCTCGATGCCGATGATCTCTTATCTTTAACGGATGGCCATCGCGCGGGAGAATCTCTGAGCGTCGTCGGGCAAGACGACTTCAGCCGGATGAAGTCCGCCGTTTCTTTCAAAGAAATGACCGGCCGCGTCGTAGGCATACTCTATACCCAGAGCGAGTCGGTTACGTCGATGCAAACGGTCAATGCTTTGAACAAACAGGGCATCTACTCTTTGGTCGCGATGATTTTCCTGCTTGTTCTCGTGGCCTATCTGCTACGGCACCGAATTATGCTGCCTCTTCGCCATCTCACCATCATGCTTGAACAAGTGGCGGCCGGCCGTCAAGTGGACGATATCCCGAAACAAGTCGAGCAAGCGGACAAGGAGCTCCTTCAGGCTTTCGCGCGGATCGGAAGCTTGAATCAGCATCTAGAGCAAACGGTTCGGAAGAGAACCGAAGCGATCCAGAATCTGTTGAACTATTCGCAGCAGGGCTTCTTCACGGTTCACTCCGATCTCACTATCGGAGAGGAATACAGCTTGCCTTGCGTTCGGATATTCGGCAGAGAGATTTCGGGAGCCGATCTTCCCGGGTTGTTCTATTCGGATAACGAACGGGAGAGACGGCTGTTGAAGGAAATCGTCGAGGAAATTTTCTTGCAAAAGGACGAGTTGAAACGCGAGATGGTCGTAACGTTGCTTCCCGAAGAGCTCGCGTTAGGAGAACTGACGGTTAGCGCGGAGTACAAGCTAATCGACGATGCTTCCGGTACCGCGACGGAAATCATGGTCATTCTTACCGACATTACCGAGAAACGAAAGATAGAGCTTCAGATCGCGCGGGAACGGCTCGTTCAGCAGATGGTCGTCCAGGTTGTTACTCATCTGGATGAAACGAATCAAATTTTGGGAGAGTTCAAGCGGTTTTGCGAAATGGGAATCGTAGACAACATGAATAGCCGGCTCCCGATCGAACATCGCCTGCTCTCCGTGTATAAACGAATACATACGTTCAAGGGCAGTTTCTCGCTTCTGCAGTTCCCGCATATCGTACCCCGACTGCATGAACTGGAGACGCAGATTCAACTGAGAATAGAGGCCGGGGAATCCCAGACCGAAGATCAGAACATGCAGTTCCTCCGATCTCTCCGCTTGCACACTTGGGTAGACGAGGATGTCGAAGCGTTGAAAGAGATTCTTGGAGAAGAGATGCTATTCCAGCATAATCGTGCCCAGACGGTAACGATCCGGCGCTCGGAATGGCTCTCTCTCGAGAGCAAGCTTACGAAGGCTCTGACGGAGTCGCGGCGTCTAGACTTGCTGGCGGAACTTAGGGAAGTCCGCAACAAACCTCTGCGGAAGCTTGTCGATCATTATGCCGAGTACCTCGTTATTTCATCGGAGCGTCTAGGCATCCAATTGCATCCGATGCGAATAGAGGGAGAAGAGATCTCCGTGGATGCCCAGCGCTTCTTGCCCTTCTCGCAATCGTTGATCCATGTCTTTCGCAATATCGCCGTTCACGGCATCGAACCTCGAGAGGAACGGCTGAGTCGGGGGAAAGACGTGCGCGGGACCGTAATCGTACGGTTTAGCAAAGCAGGAAGTCAGCTTGAGCTCTCGATTAGCGACGACGGAAGAGGAATCGATTGCGCGAAGTTGCGTCAGCGCTTAGCGGCCAAGGGGTTTGGCGACGAACGGACGCTGCGCGGGCTCACGGACGAAGAAGTCATTCTATATATTTTCAAAGAGGAGCTGACGACCGCGGAATCCGTATCCGAACTGTCGGGACGAGGCGTCGGGTTATCGGCGGTTAAGGACGAAGTGGATAAGCTGGGCGGACAAATCTCCGTGACTAGCGTATTCGGTCAGGG
- a CDS encoding MDR family MFS transporter: MEELSHKRKVTIMMAIIAAMFFSAINQTIVSTAMPRIIAILGGMEYYTWVITIYMLTSTIATVLVGKLSDIYGRKPFILAGIIFFIIGAFLSGFSTDIYQLIIYRGIQGIGAGIIMASAFTAVGDLFSPRERGKWTGIMMAVFGFSSVLGPTLGGWLVDNMDWKWLFWIFLPLGVVAFVMILMLFPKAERKASEKIDYLGSLFLSLTITALLLGFSWAGTKYEWASSQILGLFGAALVCLVIFIFVQTKAKSPVLPLSLFRNDIVTLSNIIGFIMNAGMMGALIYLPFFVQGVEGISPTYSGYVTMPMSIAMVILSTVIGRLISKTGKYKRYAVMGLPIMVAGMLIMAFMNSVWMAVVAMIVFGIGLGVGMPVFSLTVQNAVKPSELGVATASSQLFRNLGGTIGIAVMGTIMQSALKRNMEDAAASGKGVDFSKLDPETAKELAAFQNPEMLLDQPKLEQLHQTLPADVQPVFTQMIDMLRDALSSSLTTVFLAGAALVVVATILVFFLREIPLRTSNKMPGEEAPEGGNKQDGKVKLVKAEPVK, from the coding sequence TTGGAAGAATTATCGCACAAACGTAAAGTCACCATTATGATGGCCATTATCGCGGCCATGTTCTTCTCGGCGATCAACCAAACGATCGTAAGTACGGCCATGCCAAGAATTATCGCGATTCTCGGGGGCATGGAATATTACACTTGGGTTATCACCATCTACATGCTAACTTCGACGATCGCGACCGTTCTCGTTGGTAAGTTATCCGATATTTACGGACGGAAGCCGTTTATCCTTGCCGGTATTATCTTTTTCATTATCGGAGCTTTCTTAAGCGGGTTTTCGACGGATATTTATCAGCTCATCATTTATCGCGGTATTCAGGGAATCGGCGCCGGGATCATTATGGCTTCCGCGTTTACGGCCGTGGGGGATTTGTTCTCGCCTCGCGAACGCGGAAAATGGACCGGAATCATGATGGCCGTATTCGGGTTCTCCAGCGTGCTCGGACCGACGCTCGGAGGATGGCTCGTCGACAACATGGATTGGAAATGGCTGTTTTGGATTTTCCTCCCGCTTGGCGTCGTCGCCTTCGTTATGATCTTAATGTTATTCCCGAAAGCGGAACGTAAAGCTTCGGAGAAGATCGATTACCTCGGATCCTTGTTTCTCAGCTTGACGATTACCGCCTTGCTGCTCGGATTTTCCTGGGCAGGCACGAAATACGAGTGGGCTTCAAGCCAAATCTTAGGCCTGTTCGGAGCCGCTCTCGTCTGTCTCGTCATCTTTATTTTCGTTCAGACGAAAGCGAAGAGTCCCGTGCTTCCGCTATCTCTATTCCGCAACGATATCGTTACGCTTTCGAACATTATCGGATTCATTATGAACGCGGGAATGATGGGGGCGCTTATCTATTTGCCTTTCTTCGTTCAAGGGGTCGAAGGCATCTCGCCGACTTACTCCGGTTACGTGACGATGCCGATGTCGATCGCTATGGTTATATTAAGTACGGTTATCGGAAGATTAATTAGCAAAACGGGGAAATATAAGCGATATGCGGTGATGGGGTTACCGATCATGGTGGCCGGCATGCTGATCATGGCGTTCATGAACAGCGTATGGATGGCCGTCGTGGCAATGATCGTATTCGGTATCGGACTAGGCGTCGGGATGCCCGTGTTCTCGCTTACGGTGCAGAACGCGGTTAAACCGTCGGAGCTTGGCGTTGCAACGGCGTCTTCGCAATTGTTCCGGAATCTCGGGGGTACGATCGGGATCGCCGTTATGGGAACGATTATGCAATCAGCCTTGAAGAGAAATATGGAAGATGCGGCTGCCTCGGGTAAAGGGGTCGATTTCTCCAAGCTGGATCCGGAAACGGCCAAGGAACTGGCCGCGTTCCAGAATCCGGAGATGTTATTGGATCAGCCTAAACTCGAACAATTGCATCAGACGCTTCCTGCGGACGTTCAACCGGTGTTCACCCAGATGATCGATATGCTTCGCGACGCTCTGAGCAGTTCATTAACTACCGTGTTCCTCGCCGGTGCGGCGCTAGTCGTCGTTGCGACGATTCTAGTGTTCTTCCTAAGGGAAATTCCGCTAAGGACATCGAACAAGATGCCTGGAGAAGAGGCCCCGGAAGGCGGGAACAAGCAAGATGGCAAGGTGAAGTTGGTCAAAGCTGAGCCCGTGAAATGA
- a CDS encoding MarR family winged helix-turn-helix transcriptional regulator, with product MEKNDLWIELIPLFKSAIRGIRSEWHKQVGDHLTHTQLYLLSKLYKHGPLKSADLAEKLNVTNSTLTAIVDKLCDKGLVERERSELDRRAVIINITEEGQSLAISFKEYEIRAFRKFIDRLSSEDLIHFKEILIKLNLPDRDELQ from the coding sequence ATGGAAAAGAACGATTTATGGATAGAGCTGATTCCTCTCTTCAAGAGCGCGATCAGAGGAATACGAAGCGAATGGCATAAACAAGTCGGAGACCATCTAACCCATACGCAGCTTTATTTGCTGAGCAAATTATATAAACACGGTCCGTTGAAGTCGGCCGATCTGGCGGAGAAGCTAAATGTCACGAACAGTACGTTAACCGCGATCGTCGATAAGTTGTGCGATAAAGGGTTAGTGGAGCGAGAACGAAGCGAGCTCGACCGACGGGCGGTAATCATCAACATTACCGAAGAAGGACAATCGCTGGCGATCTCGTTCAAGGAGTACGAGATTCGCGCTTTTCGGAAATTCATCGATCGGCTATCGTCCGAAGATCTGATCCATTTCAAAGAAATATTAATCAAGCTTAATCTGCCGGACAGGGATGAGCTTCAATAG
- a CDS encoding MarR family winged helix-turn-helix transcriptional regulator — MDTITQRFHQALQAFKRSSESDILNKMQAQITPPQIFMLYYINKLGGCKLTQLAEKMEVKPSAVTVMIDRLEKSGYVTRSHDTVDRRAILVEATPAGKEVLEKAIQERNEIIGHYLSRLEQEEARILTELLEKMMGIEPQK; from the coding sequence ATGGATACGATAACTCAGCGGTTCCATCAAGCGCTCCAAGCGTTCAAACGCAGCTCGGAATCCGATATTTTGAACAAGATGCAAGCGCAAATTACGCCTCCCCAGATTTTCATGCTCTATTACATCAATAAATTAGGGGGATGCAAGCTAACGCAGCTAGCCGAGAAGATGGAAGTTAAGCCGAGCGCCGTTACGGTCATGATCGACCGGTTGGAGAAGTCGGGCTACGTCACTCGCTCTCACGACACCGTCGATCGCAGGGCGATTCTCGTGGAAGCAACACCCGCCGGTAAGGAAGTTCTGGAGAAGGCGATACAGGAAAGAAACGAGATTATCGGCCATTATTTGTCCAGGCTCGAACAGGAAGAGGCCCGCATACTCACCGAGTTATTGGAGAAAATGATGGGGATCGAGCCGCAGAAATGA
- a CDS encoding potassium channel family protein has translation MVSLLVTLSRLLKGISKSVKDKNFQALFILILLMLVSGTLFYTEEEGMSFVDALYFCISTLSTVGHPNFEPQTTLGKIFTMIYIVVGTGLFLGLMFYVARGVFVRKDDGDKKENR, from the coding sequence ATGGTTTCTCTCTTGGTTACGCTCTCGCGGCTTTTGAAAGGGATAAGCAAATCGGTCAAAGACAAAAACTTTCAAGCTTTGTTTATCCTTATTCTCCTGATGCTGGTGTCGGGCACGTTATTCTATACGGAGGAAGAAGGAATGTCCTTTGTCGATGCGTTATACTTCTGTATCTCGACGCTAAGCACGGTGGGACATCCGAATTTCGAACCGCAAACGACGCTAGGCAAAATCTTTACGATGATTTACATCGTCGTAGGTACCGGATTGTTCTTGGGCTTAATGTTTTACGTCGCCCGAGGCGTCTTCGTCCGCAAGGACGATGGGGATAAGAAGGAAAATAGATGA
- the cls gene encoding cardiolipin synthase, translating to MNMVSLLLSLILLLNMILATVVIFRERRDIGSTWAWLLVLYFIPLLGFVLYLFFAQNYRRIRLFEWKDIDRLGTAEAAREQLALVGSDENGIRNPAAIRNLDLVVMHLNCNQALFSENNEVDLLMDGERKFARLFRDIEEAKDHIHIQYYIIRRDELGTKLIQALAKKARSGVSVRLLYDELGSRLLNERFLRELREAGGVAEAFFPSKFRLINFRLNYRNHRKLVIIDGEIGYIGGFNVGDEYLGKDPKFGYWRDTHLRVRGGAVQGMQTRFILDWNQASRKDIHYSPNLFPVTESAGAAGMQIVDSGPESQLEHIKNGYVKMISSAKKSIYIQTPYFVPDAGFIDVLRIASLSGVQVSIMIPDKPDHPFIYWATLSYIGEMLKSGVSVYLYRNGFIHAKTIVVDEEIATVGTANMDMRSFKLNFEANAFLYDSEISEKLADAFREDITVSELLTVEKYGRRSRWIRVKESVSRLVSPIL from the coding sequence ATGAACATGGTTTCTCTTTTATTGAGTTTGATTCTTCTCTTGAATATGATCCTTGCTACCGTAGTTATCTTTAGGGAAAGAAGGGATATAGGCTCCACGTGGGCGTGGTTGCTCGTCCTATACTTCATTCCTTTGCTCGGTTTTGTTTTGTATTTATTTTTCGCGCAGAACTACAGGCGCATTCGCCTCTTCGAATGGAAGGATATCGATCGGCTCGGAACGGCGGAGGCGGCACGGGAGCAATTAGCCCTGGTCGGATCGGACGAGAATGGGATTCGGAATCCGGCGGCAATCCGAAATTTGGATCTGGTCGTCATGCATCTAAACTGTAACCAAGCGCTCTTCTCCGAGAATAACGAGGTTGATCTGCTGATGGACGGCGAGCGGAAGTTCGCCCGGTTGTTCCGGGATATCGAAGAGGCGAAGGATCATATTCATATCCAGTACTACATTATCCGTAGAGACGAATTGGGAACGAAGCTGATCCAAGCGTTGGCGAAGAAAGCGCGCAGCGGGGTAAGCGTGCGGTTGTTATATGACGAATTAGGTTCAAGGTTATTAAACGAAAGGTTTTTGCGGGAGTTAAGGGAAGCGGGCGGCGTGGCCGAGGCTTTCTTTCCGTCGAAATTCCGTTTGATCAACTTTCGGTTGAATTATCGGAACCATCGCAAGCTGGTGATCATCGACGGGGAAATCGGATACATAGGCGGATTTAACGTGGGAGACGAGTATCTGGGGAAGGATCCGAAATTCGGGTATTGGCGGGATACGCATTTGAGAGTGCGGGGCGGCGCCGTTCAAGGGATGCAGACGCGGTTTATTTTGGACTGGAATCAAGCTTCCCGTAAGGACATTCACTATAGCCCGAACCTATTCCCGGTAACGGAGTCCGCGGGAGCGGCAGGCATGCAGATCGTGGATAGCGGTCCCGAGTCGCAACTAGAGCATATTAAGAACGGGTACGTAAAAATGATCTCTTCCGCCAAGAAGTCCATTTACATCCAGACGCCTTATTTCGTGCCGGATGCCGGATTTATCGACGTCCTTCGCATTGCGTCCTTGTCGGGAGTACAGGTGAGCATCATGATTCCGGATAAGCCCGACCATCCTTTTATTTACTGGGCTACGTTATCCTACATCGGGGAAATGCTCAAGTCGGGCGTGTCCGTCTACCTGTATCGGAACGGGTTTATTCATGCCAAAACGATTGTCGTAGACGAAGAAATCGCTACCGTGGGTACGGCGAATATGGACATGCGAAGCTTTAAACTGAATTTCGAAGCGAACGCCTTCCTGTACGACTCGGAAATCTCCGAAAAATTGGCGGACGCGTTTAGGGAAGATATTACGGTGTCCGAGCTGCTTACGGTCGAGAAGTACGGCCGGCGTTCCAGATGGATTCGCGTCAAGGAATCCGTGTCCAGATTGGTTTCTCCGATTTTATAA
- a CDS encoding ABC transporter substrate-binding protein has protein sequence MFNKNKKWVGLIAFVLVVSVVMAGCSGGNKENKSSNGGASQTPADSIESKQPESEGKKEEPVKLIWYTIGTPPTDLAKVNDEINKHILPKINATVEMKLLDWGEYDQKMKIIIGSGEAYDIAFTSSWANDYFGNSKKGAFYELDSLIEQYGQGVKSALNPAFLEGTKVNGHNYGLPTNKELPQQRVFRFNMEMVDKHGLDIANVKTIDDLEPLLKAFKEKEPGIAAIPGTPMEFLPFDYPITDLPFIGVAMDTQDYKLINTWDTPETMKYLKTMHKYYEAGYLPMDVATLKDAGDYFKTGKWLTDTADTQPYADNLWSGDAGYKVVSMPMHDPIAFNWSVAGALQAINAKSKHPEKAMEFLNLLYTDAELINLVDFGIENVHYKKTGDNTKDAIPDSGYGFPAFSVGNLMLTYLNTADPADKWDQFKKFNDSSKNSPLLGFQVDTTNITTELANLKNTKEATYKSLFSGTLDPETNIPKITQKLKDNGLDKVMAELQKQIDEWRAKQ, from the coding sequence ATGTTCAATAAGAATAAAAAGTGGGTCGGCCTCATCGCTTTCGTTTTGGTAGTTAGCGTCGTGATGGCGGGATGCAGCGGCGGAAACAAGGAAAACAAGTCTTCAAACGGCGGTGCTAGCCAAACGCCGGCTGACAGCATCGAGAGTAAACAGCCGGAAAGCGAAGGCAAGAAGGAAGAACCGGTCAAGTTGATCTGGTACACGATCGGAACGCCGCCGACCGATCTGGCGAAGGTAAACGACGAGATCAACAAGCATATCCTGCCGAAAATCAACGCGACCGTCGAGATGAAACTGCTGGACTGGGGCGAGTACGATCAGAAGATGAAGATCATCATCGGTTCGGGGGAAGCGTACGATATCGCCTTTACGAGCTCGTGGGCGAACGATTATTTCGGTAATTCGAAGAAAGGCGCTTTCTATGAACTGGATTCGCTGATCGAACAATATGGCCAAGGGGTCAAGTCGGCGTTAAACCCGGCGTTCCTCGAAGGCACGAAGGTAAACGGACACAATTACGGGCTGCCGACGAACAAGGAATTGCCGCAACAACGCGTATTCCGGTTCAATATGGAAATGGTGGACAAACATGGGCTAGACATCGCGAACGTGAAGACGATCGACGATCTGGAACCGTTGCTTAAAGCATTCAAGGAGAAAGAACCGGGTATCGCGGCGATTCCGGGAACGCCCATGGAATTTCTGCCATTCGATTATCCGATAACGGACTTGCCATTCATCGGCGTTGCAATGGATACGCAGGATTATAAGCTGATCAATACGTGGGATACTCCGGAAACGATGAAGTACTTGAAGACGATGCATAAGTATTACGAAGCTGGTTACTTGCCTATGGACGTCGCCACGCTGAAGGATGCCGGAGATTATTTCAAAACGGGAAAATGGCTTACGGACACCGCGGATACTCAGCCATACGCGGATAACCTGTGGAGCGGAGACGCGGGCTACAAGGTGGTCAGCATGCCGATGCATGATCCGATCGCGTTTAACTGGTCGGTCGCTGGCGCCCTGCAGGCGATCAACGCGAAATCCAAGCATCCAGAGAAAGCGATGGAGTTTCTTAACTTGTTGTATACGGACGCAGAGTTGATCAACTTAGTAGATTTCGGTATTGAGAACGTGCACTACAAGAAGACGGGCGACAACACGAAGGACGCGATTCCCGACAGCGGCTATGGCTTCCCCGCCTTCTCAGTTGGAAACTTGATGCTGACCTATCTGAACACGGCCGATCCCGCCGACAAATGGGACCAGTTCAAGAAGTTCAACGATTCCTCCAAGAATTCGCCGTTGCTCGGATTCCAGGTCGATACGACGAACATTACGACGGAGCTGGCGAACCTGAAGAACACGAAGGAAGCGACATACAAATCCTTGTTCTCGGGCACGTTAGATCCGGAGACGAACATTCCTAAGATTACCCAGAAGTTGAAGGACAATGGGCTTGACAAAGTAATGGCCGAACTCCAAAAGCAAATCGACGAGTGGAGAGCTAAACAATAA
- a CDS encoding carbohydrate ABC transporter permease, with protein sequence MDSPSKGKLRDIHRLPAAWNGLLHLIAGGFAFVCVFPFVFVVILSFTEENSLLVNGYRIFPEEWSLFAYSYIFRTGDQLLKSYGVTVFVTIVGTALTVLLTTLYAYSLSRKNFKFRGFFAFFAFFTMLFGGGLVPSYIVVAQLLELKDTVWALILPMTMSAFNILVLRTFFLTMIPDAIIESGKIDGASEFRALLSLVLPISLPGIATIALFSTLAYWNDWFNALLYIDSNKLVPLQALMMRLYNTMQFLIQNSTLLNSGQSRELIRSLPQETARMAMVVLATGPIVFAYPFFQRYFVQGLTIGSIKE encoded by the coding sequence ATGGATTCTCCGTCCAAAGGGAAGCTGCGCGACATTCATCGGCTTCCTGCCGCCTGGAACGGATTGCTTCACCTGATAGCCGGCGGCTTCGCGTTCGTCTGCGTATTTCCGTTCGTATTCGTGGTCATTCTCTCGTTCACCGAGGAGAATTCGCTTTTAGTGAACGGCTACCGGATTTTTCCCGAGGAATGGAGCCTATTCGCCTACTCGTATATTTTCCGCACGGGGGATCAATTGTTGAAGTCCTACGGCGTAACCGTCTTCGTCACGATCGTAGGCACGGCGCTTACCGTATTGCTAACGACGTTGTACGCGTATTCGCTCTCGCGTAAAAATTTCAAGTTTCGTGGCTTTTTCGCTTTTTTCGCCTTTTTCACGATGCTGTTCGGCGGCGGGCTCGTTCCTTCTTATATCGTCGTGGCGCAATTGCTTGAATTGAAGGATACGGTTTGGGCATTAATCTTGCCTATGACGATGAGCGCATTCAACATTTTGGTGCTGAGAACCTTTTTCCTGACGATGATCCCCGATGCTATCATCGAGTCGGGTAAGATCGACGGGGCGAGCGAGTTCAGGGCGTTGCTCAGCCTCGTCTTACCGATCTCGCTGCCGGGAATCGCCACGATCGCGCTGTTCAGCACGCTCGCTTACTGGAATGATTGGTTTAATGCGCTGCTCTATATCGATTCCAACAAGCTGGTGCCGTTGCAAGCCCTTATGATGCGACTGTATAACACCATGCAGTTCTTGATTCAGAACTCAACGCTGCTGAACAGCGGACAGAGCAGGGAGTTGATTCGTTCGCTGCCGCAGGAGACTGCCCGTATGGCGATGGTCGTGCTTGCGACCGGACCGATCGTATTCGCTTATCCGTTTTTTCAACGCTACTTCGTGCAAGGGTTGACCATAGGCTCGATCAAAGAGTGA
- a CDS encoding ABC transporter permease — protein MVFPGALWFFIFAYLPMPGIILAFKEYRLDLGGFFSGIIKSQWVGLKNFEFLFLADDAYIITRNTVLYNLVFIVLGLILSVSLAIILFQLSQKKLAKLYQTAMFMPYFLSWIIVSYFVFSFLSVDRGVLNQILSAFGAEPIMWYTDASYWPYILVFMNLWKGIGYSSVIYLAAISGIDRTYYEAAMIDGANKWQQTIKITIPLIKPMMIILTILAIGGIFRADFGLFYQVPRESGPLFPVTNVIDTYVFRSMKVVGDFGLATAAGFYQSVVGLVLVLAANWSVKKINEDQALF, from the coding sequence ATGGTATTTCCCGGGGCCTTGTGGTTTTTCATTTTCGCTTATCTTCCGATGCCCGGAATTATTCTGGCTTTCAAGGAATACCGGCTCGACCTTGGGGGGTTTTTCTCCGGTATTATCAAGTCGCAATGGGTGGGTTTGAAAAACTTCGAGTTTTTGTTTCTCGCCGATGATGCGTACATCATTACGCGAAATACGGTTTTGTACAATTTGGTTTTTATCGTGCTCGGTTTGATCCTATCCGTAAGTCTGGCGATCATACTGTTCCAATTAAGCCAGAAGAAGCTGGCCAAGCTGTATCAGACGGCGATGTTCATGCCTTATTTTCTATCCTGGATTATCGTCAGCTACTTCGTGTTCAGCTTCCTCAGCGTAGATAGAGGCGTACTGAACCAGATCCTGTCCGCATTCGGCGCGGAGCCGATCATGTGGTACACGGATGCGTCGTATTGGCCGTACATTCTCGTGTTCATGAATTTATGGAAAGGCATCGGATATTCCAGCGTGATCTATTTGGCTGCAATCTCCGGCATCGACCGAACTTATTACGAGGCGGCGATGATCGACGGAGCGAATAAATGGCAGCAGACGATCAAGATTACGATCCCGCTGATCAAGCCGATGATGATCATTCTGACGATTCTCGCTATCGGAGGCATATTCCGAGCGGACTTCGGACTCTTCTATCAGGTCCCTCGCGAATCGGGACCGCTCTTTCCGGTCACGAACGTTATCGACACGTATGTGTTTCGCTCTATGAAGGTGGTCGGCGATTTCGGATTGGCCACAGCGGCCGGATTCTATCAATCCGTCGTTGGCTTGGTGCTAGTCTTGGCCGCGAATTGGTCCGTTAAGAAGATCAACGAGGATCAAGCCTTGTTCTAA